One genomic region from Portunus trituberculatus isolate SZX2019 chromosome 3, ASM1759143v1, whole genome shotgun sequence encodes:
- the LOC123510336 gene encoding LOW QUALITY PROTEIN: ribosome-recycling factor, mitochondrial-like (The sequence of the model RefSeq protein was modified relative to this genomic sequence to represent the inferred CDS: inserted 2 bases in 1 codon) produces MDVRCSECIATPTRTYSNMALLVPAVAGRMRLALAPSWSVVRAVCQGRGAWHNPRRDSPSLALPAHPLSSPASLTLARGYAKGKDKKGKGKQQKAVVSEEEMREVVNVEKMTDHFSQLVEALKQDYIKTLSVRTAVGSIESLLVQLEGDEYPXNEVAQVSRKSPQVVVINAAAFPQALPGILAAIRGTGMNLNPQQEGTTVIVPVPKVTREHRENMAKGAKVMFNRCKDQLRDVQNQYIRKVKNKEGQVSEDLVFNIQLRIRELAEGYMQEAENMMQAKQKELLKTS; encoded by the exons atGGACGTGAGGTGCAGTGAGTGTATTGCCACACCGACAAGGACCTATA GTAACATGGCACTATTGGTCCCGGCAGTGGCAGGGCGCATGAGGCTGGCACTGGCCCCTTCCTGGTCGGTAGTGAGGGCAGTGTGCCAGGGCCGGGGGGCGTGGCACAACCCTAGACGTGACTCCCCCTCCTTGGCCCTCCCTGCCCATCCCTTGTCAtcccctgcctccctcaccctgGCACGGGGATATGCCaaagggaaggataagaagGGGAAAG gcaAGCAGCAGAAGGCAGTAGTGtctgaggaggagatgagggaggtgGTTAATGTGGAGAAAATGACAGACCACTTTAGCCAGTTAGTGGAGGCGCTGAAGCAAGACTACATCAAGACCCTTTCTGTCAGGACTGCTGTAG gaagCATCGAGTCCCTCCTGGTGCAGCTGGAGGGGGACGAGTACCC CAACGAGGTGGCTCAGGTGTCCCGCAAGTCGCCGCAGGTAGTGGTCATCAATGCCGCCGCCTTCCCACAGGCTCTCCCGGGCATCCTGGCAGCCATCAGGGGCACTGGCATGAACCTCAACCCACAGCAGGAGGGAACCACTGTCATCGTCCCTGTGCCTAA AGTGACGAGGGAGCACCGGGAGAACATGGCCAAGGGTGCTAAGGTCATGTTCAACCGTTGCAAGGACCAGCTGAGGGACGTGCAGAACCAGTACATCCGCAAGGTGAAGAACAAGGAGGGACAGGTCTCTGAGGACCTTGTCTTCAATATCCAGCTTAGG ATTCGGGAGTTAGCTGAGGGGTACATGCAAGAGGCGGAGAACATGATGCAGGCCAAGCAGAAGGAACTGTTGAAGACCAGCTAA
- the LOC123510312 gene encoding ras-related GTP-binding protein C-like isoform X3, protein MASYSQEEEKHYREYGPGCEIGSFPKDFVYGPDDPDQDISLIFAPDQKPKILLMGLRRSGKSSIQKVVFHKMTPNETLFLESTNKIESENISNSSFVQFKILDFPGQIDFFEPSFDSEKIFGGHGALVFVIDAQDDYMEALNRLHQTVLRAHKVNPHLRFEVFIHKVDGLSDDTKIETQRDIHQRANDELVDAGMEQIHLSFYLTSIYDHSIFEAFSKVVQKLIPQLPTLENLLNLFISNSGIEKAFLFDVLSKIYIATDSSAVDMQSYELCCEMIDVVIDISDIYGKDEGTQVPFDKESSSIIKLNNATVLYLREVSRYLALVCILREESFDKQGLIDYNFLCFRKAIQDVFDVRKVQLQQLTSSLSSPILQNSHTNGPTT, encoded by the exons ATG GCATCCTattcgcaggaggaggagaagcactaCAGGGAGTATGGGCCGGGGTGCGAGATCGGCTCATTCCCCAAAGACTTTGTGTACGGCCCTGATGACCCGGACCAAGACATCTCACTCATCTTTGCCCCAGACCAGAAGCCAAAGATTCTTCTCATGGGCCTCAGGAG AAGCGGCAAGTCGTCCATACAGAAGGTTGTGTTCCATAAGATGACGCCCAATGAGACACTCTTCCTGGAGTCGACGAACAAGATCGAGTCGGAGAACATTTCAAACTCCTCCTTCGTTCAGTTCAAGATCCTCGACTTCCCAGGGCAGATTGACTTTTTTGAGCCATCCTTTGACTCGGAGAAGATCTTTGGGGGTCACGGCGCGCTGGTGTTTGTCATCGATGCTCAG GACGACTACATGGAGGCCCTGAACCGCCTGCACCAGACAGTGTTGAGGGCACACAAAGTCAACCCACACCTGCGCTTTGAGGTGTTCATTCACAAGGTGGACGGCCTCTCCGACGACACCAAGATAGAGACACAGCGCGATATTCACCAGAGAGCCAATGATGAGTTGGTGGATGCTG GAATGGAGCAGATTCACCTGAGTTTCTATCTGACATCTATCTACGACCACAGTATCTTTGAGGCATTCAGCAAGGTGGTGCAGAAACTCATCCCTCAGCTGCCCACACTCGAGAACCTCCTTAACTTGTTCATATCT AACTCAGGGATAGAGAAAGCGTTCCTATTTGATGTGCTGTCCAAGATCTACATAGCCACAGACTCCTCAGCGGTGGACATGCAGAGTTACGAATTGTGCTGTGAAATGATCGATGTGGTTATTGACATCTCGGACATCTATGG GAAGGACGAAGGCACGCAGGTTCCGTTTGACAAAGAGAGCTCAAGTATCATTAAGCTGAACAACGCCACTGTCCTATATCTGAGGGAGGTGAGCCGGTACTTGGCCCTCGTGTGCATACTGAGGGAGGAGAGCTTTGACAAACAGG GTTTGATAGACTACAACTTCCTGTGTTTCCGCAAGGCTATCCAGGATGTGTTTGACGTGAGGAAGGTACAACTGCAGCAGCTTACCAGCAGCCTGTCCTCCCCCATCCTTCAGAACAGCCACACCAACGGCCCCACCACCTAG
- the LOC123510312 gene encoding ras-related GTP-binding protein C-like isoform X2 has translation MASYSQEEEKHYREYGPGCEIGSFPKDFVYGPDDPDQDISLIFAPDQKPKILLMGLRRSGKSSIQKVVFHKMTPNETLFLESTNKIESENISNSSFVQFKILDFPGQIDFFEPSFDSEKIFGGHGALVFVIDAQDDYMEALNRLHQTVLRAHKVNPHLRFEVFIHKVDGLSDDTKIETQRDIHQRANDELVDAGMEQIHLSFYLTSIYDHSIFEAFSKVVQKLIPQLPTLENLLNLFISNSGIEKAFLFDVLSKIYIATDSSAVDMQSYELCCEMIDVVIDISDIYGKDEGTQVPFDKESSSIIKLNNATVLYLREVSRYLALVCILREESFDKQGLIDYNFLCVSARL, from the exons ATG GCATCCTattcgcaggaggaggagaagcactaCAGGGAGTATGGGCCGGGGTGCGAGATCGGCTCATTCCCCAAAGACTTTGTGTACGGCCCTGATGACCCGGACCAAGACATCTCACTCATCTTTGCCCCAGACCAGAAGCCAAAGATTCTTCTCATGGGCCTCAGGAG AAGCGGCAAGTCGTCCATACAGAAGGTTGTGTTCCATAAGATGACGCCCAATGAGACACTCTTCCTGGAGTCGACGAACAAGATCGAGTCGGAGAACATTTCAAACTCCTCCTTCGTTCAGTTCAAGATCCTCGACTTCCCAGGGCAGATTGACTTTTTTGAGCCATCCTTTGACTCGGAGAAGATCTTTGGGGGTCACGGCGCGCTGGTGTTTGTCATCGATGCTCAG GACGACTACATGGAGGCCCTGAACCGCCTGCACCAGACAGTGTTGAGGGCACACAAAGTCAACCCACACCTGCGCTTTGAGGTGTTCATTCACAAGGTGGACGGCCTCTCCGACGACACCAAGATAGAGACACAGCGCGATATTCACCAGAGAGCCAATGATGAGTTGGTGGATGCTG GAATGGAGCAGATTCACCTGAGTTTCTATCTGACATCTATCTACGACCACAGTATCTTTGAGGCATTCAGCAAGGTGGTGCAGAAACTCATCCCTCAGCTGCCCACACTCGAGAACCTCCTTAACTTGTTCATATCT AACTCAGGGATAGAGAAAGCGTTCCTATTTGATGTGCTGTCCAAGATCTACATAGCCACAGACTCCTCAGCGGTGGACATGCAGAGTTACGAATTGTGCTGTGAAATGATCGATGTGGTTATTGACATCTCGGACATCTATGG GAAGGACGAAGGCACGCAGGTTCCGTTTGACAAAGAGAGCTCAAGTATCATTAAGCTGAACAACGCCACTGTCCTATATCTGAGGGAGGTGAGCCGGTACTTGGCCCTCGTGTGCATACTGAGGGAGGAGAGCTTTGACAAACAGG GTTTGATAGACTACAACTTCCTATGTGTTTCTGCAAGGCTGTAA
- the LOC123510312 gene encoding ras-related GTP-binding protein C-like isoform X1 gives MEEEKHYREYGPGCEIGSFPKDFVYGPDDPDQDISLIFAPDQKPKILLMGLRRSGKSSIQKVVFHKMTPNETLFLESTNKIESENISNSSFVQFKILDFPGQIDFFEPSFDSEKIFGGHGALVFVIDAQDDYMEALNRLHQTVLRAHKVNPHLRFEVFIHKVDGLSDDTKIETQRDIHQRANDELVDAGMEQIHLSFYLTSIYDHSIFEAFSKVVQKLIPQLPTLENLLNLFISNSGIEKAFLFDVLSKIYIATDSSAVDMQSYELCCEMIDVVIDISDIYGKDEGTQVPFDKESSSIIKLNNATVLYLREVSRYLALVCILREESFDKQGLIDYNFLCFRKAIQDVFDVRKVQLQQLTSSLSSPILQNSHTNGPTT, from the exons ATG gaggaggagaagcactaCAGGGAGTATGGGCCGGGGTGCGAGATCGGCTCATTCCCCAAAGACTTTGTGTACGGCCCTGATGACCCGGACCAAGACATCTCACTCATCTTTGCCCCAGACCAGAAGCCAAAGATTCTTCTCATGGGCCTCAGGAG AAGCGGCAAGTCGTCCATACAGAAGGTTGTGTTCCATAAGATGACGCCCAATGAGACACTCTTCCTGGAGTCGACGAACAAGATCGAGTCGGAGAACATTTCAAACTCCTCCTTCGTTCAGTTCAAGATCCTCGACTTCCCAGGGCAGATTGACTTTTTTGAGCCATCCTTTGACTCGGAGAAGATCTTTGGGGGTCACGGCGCGCTGGTGTTTGTCATCGATGCTCAG GACGACTACATGGAGGCCCTGAACCGCCTGCACCAGACAGTGTTGAGGGCACACAAAGTCAACCCACACCTGCGCTTTGAGGTGTTCATTCACAAGGTGGACGGCCTCTCCGACGACACCAAGATAGAGACACAGCGCGATATTCACCAGAGAGCCAATGATGAGTTGGTGGATGCTG GAATGGAGCAGATTCACCTGAGTTTCTATCTGACATCTATCTACGACCACAGTATCTTTGAGGCATTCAGCAAGGTGGTGCAGAAACTCATCCCTCAGCTGCCCACACTCGAGAACCTCCTTAACTTGTTCATATCT AACTCAGGGATAGAGAAAGCGTTCCTATTTGATGTGCTGTCCAAGATCTACATAGCCACAGACTCCTCAGCGGTGGACATGCAGAGTTACGAATTGTGCTGTGAAATGATCGATGTGGTTATTGACATCTCGGACATCTATGG GAAGGACGAAGGCACGCAGGTTCCGTTTGACAAAGAGAGCTCAAGTATCATTAAGCTGAACAACGCCACTGTCCTATATCTGAGGGAGGTGAGCCGGTACTTGGCCCTCGTGTGCATACTGAGGGAGGAGAGCTTTGACAAACAGG GTTTGATAGACTACAACTTCCTGTGTTTCCGCAAGGCTATCCAGGATGTGTTTGACGTGAGGAAGGTACAACTGCAGCAGCTTACCAGCAGCCTGTCCTCCCCCATCCTTCAGAACAGCCACACCAACGGCCCCACCACCTAG